Proteins encoded within one genomic window of Cucumis sativus cultivar 9930 chromosome 3, Cucumber_9930_V3, whole genome shotgun sequence:
- the LOC101204764 gene encoding uncharacterized protein LOC101204764: MALRINCSSSSLLLLPQAPHSNSFHSTKSSKLSLKEDERSWRSRRSVCALGLASLIFAIEISDVFIASESLAVESPPQVLVDYYSRIRRMKKISRWSDKIRKCAPWRANSLEIIVPENLPRASQRRKWEGIAYNEFIDVKKNAPPGIQVSASEISSDNYCFSL, from the exons ATGGCTTTAAGAATCAACTGCTCATCTTCTTcacttcttctccttcctcaaGCTCCCCATTCCAATTCCTTCCACTCTACAAAATCGTCTAAATTATCTCT GAAAGAAGATGAACGATCATGGAGAAGTCGTCGAAGCGTATGCGCTTTAGGTTTAGCGAGTTTGATTTTCGCAATCGAAATCAGCGACGTCTTCATTGCTAGTGAATCTCTTGCTGTGGAATCGCCGCCGCAAGTACTTGTGGATTATTACTCACGGATCAGGCGTATGAAGAAGATATCGAGATGGAGCGATAAGATCAGAAAATGCGCTCCATGGCGAGCGAATTCGTTGGAGATCATTGTGCCGGAGAACCTCCCGAGGGCGTCACAGCGTCGGAAGTGGGAAGGAATTGCATATAATGAATTCATAGATGTGAAGAAGAACGCTCCTCCGGGAATTCAAGTAAGTGCTTCTGAAATTAGCTCTGATAATTACTGTTTCtctttgtaa